From a region of the Herpetosiphonaceae bacterium genome:
- a CDS encoding C45 family peptidase yields the protein MNDVEHERQADYRIVHLSGTGADIGTMMAQTLQRVPSPFKRWPWEEDHGFLQACASIVCDLAPWLWHELATFADRLDLPSEQGLFVRAGSLPHGCSAVAWRAYDGRILAGRTYDFYVRMRTRHLLMTRPSDGYAHIGMNGGLVGGRYDGLNEHGLFVALHKVMADRPATHTPGVPYHLVPRLALQCCRTAEEAAALIMRMPHLASFNYTLADPSGALIALECYPGQPVQRRDGDDVLAVTNHYLSPSLARFQGRRPTAESRRRMAALEAVSERWGDPWGATLDVIADHESGVCCHREFGATLWAGVFDLGAKLAGYCFGAPCRNRLREYIVPASG from the coding sequence ATGAACGATGTTGAGCACGAGCGACAGGCGGATTATCGCATCGTCCATCTGAGCGGGACGGGCGCGGACATTGGCACGATGATGGCCCAGACGTTGCAGCGAGTGCCGTCGCCCTTCAAGCGCTGGCCCTGGGAAGAAGATCACGGCTTTTTGCAGGCGTGCGCGTCGATCGTCTGCGATCTCGCGCCCTGGCTGTGGCACGAGCTGGCAACCTTCGCCGATCGTCTCGATCTGCCGTCGGAGCAGGGACTTTTCGTGCGGGCGGGCAGCCTGCCGCACGGCTGCTCGGCGGTAGCCTGGCGAGCCTACGACGGGCGGATTCTGGCGGGCCGCACCTACGATTTCTATGTGCGCATGCGCACGCGCCACCTGCTGATGACTCGTCCAAGCGACGGCTACGCCCATATCGGCATGAATGGCGGTCTGGTCGGCGGGCGCTACGATGGCCTTAACGAGCACGGGCTGTTCGTCGCGCTGCATAAAGTGATGGCGGATCGGCCCGCGACGCATACGCCGGGCGTGCCCTACCATCTGGTGCCGCGTCTGGCGTTGCAGTGCTGCCGCACGGCGGAGGAGGCCGCCGCGCTGATCATGCGGATGCCGCATCTGGCGAGCTTCAACTACACGCTGGCCGATCCGTCGGGCGCGCTGATCGCGCTTGAGTGCTATCCGGGGCAGCCCGTGCAGCGTCGCGACGGCGATGATGTGCTGGCGGTGACGAACCATTACCTGTCGCCGTCGCTGGCGCGCTTCCAGGGGCGTCGCCCAACCGCCGAGTCGCGGCGGCGGATGGCGGCGCTCGAAGCGGTGAGCGAGCGCTGGGGCGATCCCTGGGGCGCGACGCTCGACGTGATCGCCGATCACGAGAGCGGGGTCTGCTGTCACCGTGAGTTTGGCGCGACGCTCTGGGCGGGCGTCTTCGACCTGGGCGCGAAACTTGCGGGGTACTGCTTTGGCGCGCCCTGCCGCAATCGTTTGAGGGAGTATATCGTTCCGGCGAGCGGCTGA
- a CDS encoding DUF2298 domain-containing protein: MLIDLLRWWLTVAALGLLALPLTMWFFRRLPDRGYSFARPFGLLLTGYGAWLLSMLGLGGFGYLLLAAVALLIFALGWAMWGRDGLARCVADLRQRLGWIACQEVLFAVALYGGILLRQHDFFGRGVAIWHTEQPMDLTFISGILASAQFPPQDPWLAPYAINYYYLGYLLIAAVIRLSGVSVGVGYTLGIATIFALTATAIAGIVRNLIDLSLPEADDRSGWRGQVGRWAFPLVGVVLVLLATNQIGALQVLAGSEKVVALEAGQLARAVGNGLGARAPIELPPPFPAHEFGGDPQLVPSDKVKDFNAWWPSRALWDNLGGNDGGVQRVYAITEFPFFSFLLGDLHPHVLSLPWSLLAVAVALNLLLRPTAPDFRSRAGVLHLLLTGIVLGGLYAINSWDLPTYLLLYLGALTILYLRLAPTPRAFFWPHFIQQAGATLLISYLAYVPFHLTFAAPTQGFPLGLSPARTDLIEFVVIFGLSFVPVLALVIRTGGDAQATPQEQRLWPLAPTTTALVLLFLLPIGRLIGWPLLALLPLALWAAATAYACRQQPATAFALWLFAVGALVIWGVDLVYLRDSYGSPRMNTIFKFYYQVWLLWGTLAAYALWALVQRVRWTSLAWLVPFLALLAGSLVYPVLAPADSPADETLDGLAYVRQDRPAEAAAIDWIRRNTPGDALVLQAPGKPYQSDTARIASATGRPTVIGWTQHEGLWRGGQPEVREQIGTREQDVATIYTTTDPQQAQRLMQKYGVEYVYVGTNEQALSNERAAPPEALTKFEGWMQRVFEQEGVIIYGPR; this comes from the coding sequence GTGCTGATTGATCTTCTTCGCTGGTGGCTGACGGTTGCGGCGCTTGGCCTGCTGGCGCTGCCGCTGACCATGTGGTTTTTTCGTCGGCTCCCCGATCGCGGCTACAGCTTCGCCAGGCCCTTCGGGCTGCTGCTGACCGGCTACGGCGCGTGGCTGCTCTCGATGCTCGGCCTGGGCGGCTTCGGCTACCTGCTGCTGGCGGCGGTCGCGCTGCTGATCTTTGCGCTCGGCTGGGCTATGTGGGGCCGCGACGGGCTTGCGCGCTGCGTGGCGGATCTGCGCCAGCGGCTTGGCTGGATCGCCTGTCAAGAAGTGCTCTTCGCGGTCGCGCTCTACGGCGGCATTCTGCTGCGTCAGCACGATTTCTTCGGGCGCGGCGTGGCGATCTGGCATACCGAGCAGCCGATGGACCTGACGTTCATCAGCGGCATTCTGGCAAGCGCGCAGTTTCCGCCGCAAGATCCCTGGCTCGCGCCGTACGCGATCAACTACTACTACCTGGGCTACCTGCTGATCGCCGCCGTGATCCGGCTGTCGGGCGTGTCGGTGGGCGTGGGCTACACGCTGGGAATCGCGACGATCTTTGCGCTCACGGCGACGGCTATCGCGGGCATCGTGCGCAATCTGATCGATCTGTCGCTGCCGGAGGCCGACGATCGATCGGGCTGGCGCGGGCAGGTAGGCCGCTGGGCGTTTCCGCTGGTGGGCGTGGTGCTGGTGCTGCTGGCGACCAATCAGATCGGCGCGCTGCAAGTGCTGGCCGGCAGCGAAAAAGTAGTCGCGCTGGAGGCCGGGCAGCTTGCGCGGGCGGTCGGCAATGGCCTGGGCGCGCGCGCGCCGATCGAGCTGCCGCCGCCGTTTCCGGCGCACGAGTTCGGCGGCGATCCGCAGCTCGTGCCGAGCGATAAGGTCAAGGATTTCAACGCCTGGTGGCCGTCGCGTGCGCTCTGGGATAATCTGGGCGGGAATGATGGCGGCGTGCAGCGCGTCTATGCGATCACGGAGTTTCCGTTCTTCTCGTTCCTGCTGGGCGATCTCCACCCGCACGTGCTGTCGCTGCCGTGGAGCCTGCTGGCGGTGGCGGTGGCGCTCAATCTGCTGCTCCGCCCCACCGCGCCGGACTTTCGATCGCGGGCCGGGGTGCTGCATCTGCTGCTGACCGGGATCGTGCTCGGCGGGCTGTACGCGATCAATAGCTGGGACCTGCCGACGTATCTGCTGCTCTACCTGGGCGCGCTGACGATCCTCTACCTGCGTCTCGCGCCGACGCCGCGCGCGTTCTTCTGGCCGCACTTCATCCAGCAGGCGGGCGCGACGCTGCTGATCAGCTATCTGGCGTACGTTCCGTTTCATCTCACGTTTGCCGCGCCCACACAGGGCTTTCCGCTGGGCCTCTCGCCCGCCCGCACCGATCTGATCGAGTTCGTGGTGATCTTCGGCCTGTCGTTCGTGCCGGTGCTGGCGCTGGTGATCCGCACCGGCGGCGATGCGCAGGCCACGCCGCAGGAGCAGCGCCTCTGGCCGCTCGCGCCGACGACGACCGCGCTGGTGCTGCTGTTTTTGCTGCCGATTGGTCGACTGATCGGCTGGCCGCTGCTGGCGCTGCTGCCGCTGGCGCTCTGGGCCGCTGCCACGGCCTACGCCTGCCGCCAGCAGCCCGCGACCGCCTTCGCGCTGTGGCTGTTCGCGGTGGGCGCGCTGGTCATCTGGGGCGTCGATCTGGTCTATCTCCGCGATAGCTACGGCAGCCCGCGCATGAACACGATCTTTAAGTTCTACTATCAGGTCTGGCTGCTGTGGGGCACCCTGGCGGCGTATGCCCTGTGGGCGCTGGTGCAGCGCGTGCGCTGGACCTCGCTGGCGTGGCTGGTGCCGTTTCTGGCGCTGCTGGCCGGGTCGCTGGTCTACCCGGTGCTCGCGCCCGCCGATAGCCCCGCCGACGAAACGCTCGACGGTCTGGCCTACGTCCGCCAGGATCGACCCGCCGAGGCCGCCGCGATCGACTGGATTCGCCGCAACACCCCAGGCGATGCGCTGGTGCTGCAAGCGCCGGGCAAGCCCTATCAGTCGGATACCGCGCGGATTGCCAGCGCCACAGGCCGCCCGACCGTGATCGGCTGGACGCAGCACGAGGGACTGTGGCGCGGCGGTCAGCCGGAGGTGCGCGAGCAGATCGGCACGCGCGAGCAGGATGTCGCCACGATCTATACGACGACCGATCCGCAGCAGGCGCAACGTCTGATGCAGAAGTACGGCGTGGAGTATGTCTATGTCGGCACCAACGAGCAGGCGCTTTCCAACGAGCGCGCCGCGCCGCCCGAAGCGCTTACCAAGTTCGAGGGCTGGATGCAGCGCGTCTTCGAGCAGGAGGGCGTGATCATCTATGGCCCGCGCTAG
- the rsmA gene encoding 16S rRNA (adenine(1518)-N(6)/adenine(1519)-N(6))-dimethyltransferase RsmA, whose protein sequence is MDNPYITPGRVRAALNTLDLRPSKDLGQNFLVDPHVLQQIVDAAELSRDDTVIEVGPGLGVLTYELVQRAGRVMAIELDKRLAARLRGEFVGTPNLTVIQADVMKVDPAAVLGGARANPPVYKVVANLPYQITSAIIRHFLEVTPAPETLVIMVQWEVAQRIVARPPNMSVLAHSVQIYADAEIVTRVPAASFVPAPKVDSAVLRLRRRPQPLVVVDNVDALFRTIKAGFLQARKKLSNALPSGLASMGIKIEKDAALRVLTAAGIDPDRRAETLTLEDWARVHQGVRQLAESSSGPQAH, encoded by the coding sequence ATGGACAATCCATACATTACGCCAGGCCGCGTGCGCGCGGCGCTCAACACGCTCGATCTACGTCCAAGCAAGGATCTGGGCCAGAACTTTCTGGTCGATCCCCATGTGCTCCAGCAGATCGTGGACGCCGCCGAGCTCAGCCGTGACGATACCGTGATCGAGGTCGGGCCGGGTCTGGGCGTGCTGACCTATGAGCTGGTGCAGCGCGCTGGCCGCGTGATGGCGATCGAGCTGGACAAGCGGCTGGCGGCGCGGCTGCGCGGCGAGTTCGTCGGCACGCCCAATCTCACGGTGATCCAGGCCGATGTGATGAAGGTCGATCCGGCGGCGGTGCTCGGCGGCGCGCGAGCGAACCCGCCCGTCTATAAGGTCGTCGCCAACCTGCCGTACCAGATCACGTCGGCGATCATCCGGCACTTTCTGGAGGTTACGCCCGCGCCGGAGACGCTGGTGATCATGGTGCAGTGGGAGGTCGCACAGCGGATCGTCGCGCGACCGCCTAACATGAGCGTGCTGGCCCACTCGGTGCAGATCTACGCCGATGCAGAGATCGTCACGCGCGTCCCGGCTGCGTCGTTCGTGCCCGCGCCAAAAGTGGACTCGGCGGTGCTGCGGCTGCGACGCCGCCCTCAGCCGCTGGTCGTCGTGGACAATGTCGATGCGCTCTTTCGCACGATCAAGGCCGGATTCCTTCAGGCTCGCAAGAAGCTCTCGAACGCGCTGCCAAGCGGCCTGGCCTCGATGGGCATCAAGATCGAGAAGGATGCCGCGCTGCGAGTGCTGACGGCGGCAGGGATCGATCCAGACCGCCGCGCCGAGACGCTGACGCTGGAGGATTGGGCGCGGGTGCATCAGGGCGTACGCCAGCTTGCAGAGTCTTCTAGCGGTCCTCAGGCTCATTGA
- a CDS encoding TetR/AcrR family transcriptional regulator has product MPPRDEQDFENRRQQIIDGALEVFAHKGFERATNKDIAQAAGIGSPGLIYHYFKDKSDLFRQVVEQRVPMLQLLNQTESIAKLPPREALTLIGKAVVSTMENRAALPLFKIIAGEAIRRPLVADMITRIGPGRGFPFLRDYLEQQMDAGVLRRMDAGAAARCFMGPFLAYFLTREIFPMPDAKMLSPETMVATVVDIFLEGMQPRESEPT; this is encoded by the coding sequence ATGCCACCACGGGACGAGCAAGATTTCGAGAATCGCCGCCAGCAGATCATCGACGGCGCGCTGGAAGTGTTTGCTCACAAGGGCTTCGAGCGCGCGACCAACAAAGATATTGCCCAGGCAGCCGGGATCGGCTCGCCCGGCCTGATCTATCACTACTTCAAAGATAAGAGCGATCTGTTCCGCCAGGTAGTCGAGCAGCGCGTGCCGATGCTGCAACTGCTGAACCAGACCGAATCGATCGCCAAGCTGCCGCCGCGCGAGGCGCTGACCCTGATCGGCAAGGCGGTCGTCAGCACGATGGAGAATCGCGCCGCTCTTCCGCTGTTCAAGATCATTGCCGGCGAGGCGATCCGTCGCCCGCTGGTGGCCGATATGATCACCCGGATCGGGCCGGGACGCGGCTTTCCGTTTCTGCGGGACTACCTTGAGCAGCAGATGGACGCGGGCGTTTTGCGCCGCATGGATGCCGGAGCAGCCGCGCGCTGTTTTATGGGGCCGTTTCTCGCGTACTTCTTGACGCGCGAGATCTTTCCCATGCCGGACGCTAAGATGCTCAGCCCCGAAACGATGGTCGCTACGGTGGTCGACATCTTTCTGGAAGGCATGCAGCCACGCGAATCGGAGCCGACGTAG
- a CDS encoding FAD-dependent oxidoreductase, with protein sequence MVIDLHQTAAQSTPKATGHEVRHVQHTTCCIVGGGPAGMVMAYMLAQQGIAVMLLEAHKDFDRDFRGDTIHPSVMEIMDELGLAGRLLQRRHTKIHAITLPTEYGPVTPADFRRLKTKFPYITMMPQVDFLEFMADEAQRYPQFQLMMGGRVEELIEEGGTVRGVRYQTDDGWHEVRALLTVGADGRFSRIRRLSGLQAIKTSPPMDVLWFRIPRQPGDPEDAMGIFKPGGILILLSRDDTWQVAYVIAKGDYHRIRETGLPALRESIAGMIPKFADRMEHLQDWKQVSLLSVASDRLPQWYRPGLLLIGDAAHTMSPVGGVGINYAIQDAVAAANILAQPLKSGRVRLDDLRAVQRRREWPTRIIQAIQTFLQRRIIANVLDARKEIRVPNWLISLTRTPFVRTLPARMIAFGIWPVHVKRPA encoded by the coding sequence ATGGTGATCGACCTACACCAGACGGCGGCACAGTCCACTCCGAAGGCTACCGGTCACGAGGTTCGTCATGTGCAACACACGACCTGCTGTATTGTCGGCGGCGGGCCTGCGGGGATGGTCATGGCCTACATGCTGGCGCAGCAGGGCATCGCGGTAATGCTGCTGGAAGCGCACAAAGATTTCGATCGCGATTTTCGGGGCGATACGATTCATCCGTCGGTGATGGAGATCATGGACGAGCTAGGTCTGGCCGGGCGGCTGCTTCAGCGCCGCCACACCAAGATTCACGCTATCACGCTGCCGACCGAGTACGGGCCGGTGACGCCCGCCGATTTCAGGCGGCTCAAGACCAAGTTTCCCTACATCACGATGATGCCGCAGGTAGACTTCTTGGAGTTTATGGCCGACGAGGCGCAGCGCTACCCGCAGTTTCAGCTTATGATGGGCGGTCGCGTCGAGGAGTTGATCGAAGAGGGCGGCACGGTGCGCGGCGTGCGCTACCAGACCGATGACGGCTGGCACGAGGTGCGCGCGCTGCTGACGGTCGGCGCGGACGGGCGCTTCTCGCGGATACGGCGCTTGTCGGGGTTGCAGGCGATCAAGACATCGCCGCCGATGGACGTGCTCTGGTTCCGCATCCCGCGCCAGCCGGGCGATCCTGAGGACGCGATGGGCATCTTCAAGCCGGGCGGCATCCTGATCCTGCTCAGCCGCGACGACACCTGGCAGGTAGCCTACGTCATCGCCAAGGGCGACTATCACCGCATTCGCGAGACTGGTCTGCCAGCGCTGCGCGAATCGATCGCCGGGATGATCCCCAAATTTGCGGATCGCATGGAGCATCTGCAAGACTGGAAGCAGGTTTCGCTGCTCTCGGTCGCATCGGATCGGCTGCCGCAGTGGTACCGGCCCGGCCTGCTGCTGATCGGCGACGCGGCACACACGATGTCGCCCGTCGGAGGCGTCGGCATCAACTACGCGATTCAGGACGCGGTCGCGGCGGCGAATATTCTGGCGCAGCCGCTCAAATCCGGTCGTGTGCGGCTCGACGATCTGCGGGCGGTGCAGCGTCGCCGCGAGTGGCCCACGCGCATCATTCAGGCGATACAAACCTTCTTGCAGCGGCGGATCATCGCCAATGTGCTCGATGCGCGCAAGGAGATTCGCGTGCCCAATTGGCTGATCTCGCTGACACGCACGCCGTTTGTGCGCACGCTTCCGGCGCGGATGATAGCTTTTGGCATCTGGCCCGTCCATGTGAAGCGGCCCGCGTAA
- the map gene encoding type I methionyl aminopeptidase, with protein sequence MTVTLKSRHQIAQLREAGRLVAETFEMLREHVVPGVTTAELDRITEEYIRSKGAQPIYKGYGAMHNNRGQITRPAFPATICVAINDVICHGIPSPKQRLRDGDVVGIDIGVLLDGWVGDSCVTFAVGRLSSEAQRLVDVTQRCLELGIAESLPGNHLGDIGAAIQTYAEAQGYSVVREWTGHGVGRSLHEPPTVPHIGKRGSGIKLQPGMVFTIEPMINMGKATTRLMPDQWTVRTGDGSLSAQFEHTIAITDGPPEILTVL encoded by the coding sequence ATGACTGTTACATTGAAGTCTCGTCACCAGATCGCGCAACTGCGCGAGGCCGGGCGGCTGGTGGCGGAAACGTTCGAGATGCTGCGTGAGCATGTCGTGCCGGGCGTGACGACCGCCGAGCTGGATCGGATCACCGAGGAGTATATTCGCAGCAAAGGCGCGCAGCCGATCTACAAAGGCTACGGGGCGATGCACAATAATCGCGGCCAGATCACGCGCCCGGCCTTTCCCGCGACGATCTGCGTGGCGATCAACGACGTGATCTGCCACGGCATTCCAAGCCCCAAGCAGCGCTTGCGCGACGGCGACGTAGTTGGCATCGACATCGGCGTGCTGCTCGACGGCTGGGTCGGCGACTCGTGTGTGACGTTTGCGGTCGGGAGGCTGAGCAGCGAGGCGCAGCGGCTGGTCGATGTGACACAGCGCTGCCTTGAGCTAGGCATCGCGGAGTCGCTGCCGGGCAATCACCTGGGCGACATCGGCGCGGCGATCCAGACGTACGCCGAGGCGCAGGGCTACTCCGTCGTCCGCGAGTGGACCGGCCACGGCGTTGGCCGGTCGCTGCACGAGCCGCCGACCGTGCCGCATATCGGCAAGCGCGGCTCCGGCATTAAGTTGCAGCCGGGCATGGTCTTCACGATCGAGCCGATGATCAACATGGGCAAGGCCACGACGCGCCTGATGCCGGATCAGTGGACGGTGCGCACCGGCGACGGCTCGCTCTCGGCGCAGTTCGAGCATACGATCGCGATCACCGATGGTCCGCCGGAAATTTTGACGGTGCTGTGA